From a region of the Trichoderma atroviride chromosome 6, complete sequence genome:
- a CDS encoding uncharacterized protein (EggNog:ENOG41~TransMembrane:11 (n11-21c25/26o49-72i84-101o113-134i154-175o187-210i222-239o251-271i283-300o312-332i344-363o383-403i)~SECRETED:SignalP(1-25)), producing the protein MMQPLRPATMALLLSIASFGALVHAHDHNGGESHIPEGEAISFDPIDNILWIHILIQMLAYGIIFPIGMVFGMTKSRWHVPTQVLGSVLAVVGFFLGHAHNGREFVEHNVHSIFANILQLLLVGQVVLGLYLKLHWEKGVLGVIRKFVRPFHSIIGKAMPLLAWVQMIFGGITTLGFCQGDHVGQCAAHFIMGGAFIAYGIILTIILLAGQAWVRRTGRSQEFYDSSIIAIWGCINTFTEHRWGTAWVKNDWQHTTMGVIWWCAGLAGIWLSRDRDGNPKRNFIPGFVIFITGWGMSAHPQELMVSAMTHSMFGYTLMAAGLTRIIEIAFVLKDAQSLADDGRSWNSFQFIPVFLLYAAGFLFQGATEQQMALLDGSSMDVISYILILYSLAFLMFLFVNMLIHLHDRLSNPPLNTKGFTNGHTHLNGRAVEDGHIQAAEEFELDGLTSDDEDDERQGMLAGEGSHAPKRSAAAQS; encoded by the exons ATGATGCAACCATTACGGCCAGCCACGATGGCCCTACTGCTGTCGATCGCATCCTTCGGAGCGCTTGTGCATGCTCACGACCACAATGGCGGCGAGAGCCACATTCCCGAGGGAGAGGCGATATCGTTTGATCCTATC GACAATATTCTCTGGATCCACATCTTAATCCAGATGCTCGCATATGGCATCATATTCCCAATCGGCATGGTCTTTGGT ATGACCAAGTCTCGATGGCACGTCCCCACGCAAGTCCTCGGCTCTGTtctcgccgtcgtcggtTTCTTTCTCGGGCATGCGCACAATGGACGCGAGTTTGTCGAACACAATGTGCACTCGATTTTTGCCAACATTTTGCAGCTCTTGCTTGTCGGCCAGGTGGTGCTTGGCCTATATCTGAAGCTCCACTGGGAGAAGGGCGTCCTGGGCGTGATTCGCAAGTTTGTCCGACCCTTCCACTCGATCATCGGAAAAGCAATGCCTCTCCTGGCCTGGGTGCAGATGATCTTTGGAGGCATTACAACCCTCGGCTTCTGCCAGGGCGACCATGTCGGCCAATGCGCCGCTCATTTTATCATGGGTGGCGCATTTATCGCTTATGGCATCATCTTGACTATTATCCTCCTTGCGGGACAGGCTTGGGTCCGTCGCACTGGCCGATCTCAAGAGTTTTACGACAGCTCTATCATTGCTATCTGGGGCTGCATCAATACTTTTACGGAGCATCGCTGGGGCACCGCCTGGGTCAAGAATGATTGGCAGCACACTACGATGGGTGTCATCTGGTGGTGTGCCGGCTTGGCCGGTATCTGGCTTAGCCGAGATCGCGACGGCAACCCGAAGCGCAACTTTATTCCGGGATTCGTCATTTTCATTACCGGCTGGGGCATGTCTGCTCACCCTCAAGAGCTGATGGTCAGCGCCATGACCCATTCCATGTTTGGCTATACTTTGATGGCTGCCGGTCTTACACGTATCATTGAAATTGCCTTTGTCCTGAAGGACGCTCAGTCTCTAGCTGACGATGGTCGTTCGTGGAATAGCTTCCAGTTCATCCCCGTTTTT CTCTTGTACGCCGCCGGTTTCCTCTTCCAAGGTGCGACTGAACAACAAATGGCCCTCCTCGACGGCTCTAGCATGGACGTCATTTCTTATATCCTGATCCTATACTCTCTCGCTTTTTTAATGTTCCTGTTCGTCAACATGCTCATCCACCTGCATGACCGCCTCTCCAACCCCCCGCTGAATACCAAGGGATTCACTAATGGCCATACCCACCTGAACGGACGAGCGGTAGAAGATGGCCATATCCAGGCAGCAGAGGAGTTTGAGCTTGATGGCTTAACAtccgatgacgaggacgatgagagGCAGGGAATGCTAGCAGGAGAAGGGAGCCATGCCCCGAAGCGATCCGCTGCAGCTCAATCATGA
- a CDS encoding mitochondrial 54S ribosomal protein bL31m (EggNog:ENOG41~BUSCO:EOG092D4OVK): MGKLPTPTTASLLSSPLRPSSTVSTFSVHSSCLRAQQTRHATFIPRPRRPYTFTQLIQLSDGSTYTARTTSPLPLYRAAKDTRNTLLWQPSEKSLRNVELDEAGKLAAFRERFGRAYDAAAQAVEGEAKGDEAALAAAKAAEEQAAAKAAEEGAGLNFEDLLAEYSPQDTSALKDSGPKKSPTRRK, from the coding sequence ATGGGGAAACTCCCCACTcccaccaccgccagcctcctctcctctcccctcCGCCCATCATCCACAGTCTCAACCTTCTCAGTCCACAGCAGCTGTCTCCGCGCACAGCAAACCCGACACGCAACCTTCATCCCCCGACCCCGACGGCCTTATACTTTTACgcagctcatccagctctCCGACGGATCCACCTACACCGCCCGAACCACCTCCCCGCTGCCGCTCTACCGCGCCGCAAAGGACACGCGCAACACGCTCCTGTGGCAGCCCAGCGAGAAGAGCCTGCGGAACGTCGAGCTCGACGAGGCCGGCAAGCTGGCTGCCTTTAGAGAACGATTCGGAAGGGCGTACGATGCTGCGGCGCAGGCTGTAGAGGGCGAGGCGAAGGGCGATGAGGCTGCTTTGGCtgcggccaaggcggcggAGGAACAGGCTGCGGCAAAGGCTGCTGAGGAGGGTGCTGGATTGAACTTTGAGGATTTGTTGGCGGAATACTCGCCGCAGGATACGAGCGCGTTGAAAGATTCAGGGCCGAAGAAATCTCCCACACGGAGAAAGTAA
- a CDS encoding uncharacterized protein (EggNog:ENOG41), with protein sequence MTSPEDIVMGDEREETAQPQVPFTLEENISQLNFIDKSMVQLMNHTAAALGALTTPESSSDSSAPASVDSAAQKEVFRQATDTFLSTLHSIDVRMKRQILALEEAGIVNLSSGAPRQGPNPNIKPSLKPNGVGAIGNLDVGWLNSRGTKVERDMELELWKRTREILEKDDGNIKKE encoded by the coding sequence ATGACCTCACCAGAGGATATCGTCATgggagacgagagagaagagaccGCCCAGCCTCAAGTTCCTTTCACGTTGGAGGAAAATATCTCTCAGCTCAATTTCATCGACAAATCCATGGTCCAGCTTATGAACCACACAGCCGCTGCGCTCGGCGCCCTCACAACACCGGAATCAtccagcgacagcagcgcTCCAGCATCAGTAGACTCGGCGGCGCAAAAAGAGGTATTTCGACAGGCAACAGATACTTTTCTGAGTACACTTCACAGCATCGATGTACGAATGAAGCGACAGATTCTCGCGCTTGAAGAGGCGGGCATCGTTAACCTTTCTTCTGGCGCACCCCGTCAAGGCCCTAATCCTAATATCAAGCCGTCTCTCAAGCCTAATGGAGTTGGAGCCATTGGAAATCTCGATGTTGGATGGCTAAACAGTCGAGGAACAAAGGTGGAGCGAGatatggagctggagctgtggAAACGGACTCGGGAGATTCTTgaaaaagatgatggcaatatCAAGAAGGAATAA
- a CDS encoding uncharacterized protein (EggNog:ENOG41~SECRETED:SignalP(1-28)) encodes MFAPRSFSAAFRLLVILVAASFSVTVASNPWGHNQEVVTNDQQHIKACVFGSPKKYDQWTIHYHEVKPPSQFPSQFILNPAWVARHQTVGDTDHFTLGTTWVPWAENRCQYSCNARKNCVSFAGYQDKHSTPNTGEFSCYFFDALIQPANIIPRPPDGPDEITHAYNRLCNDETGI; translated from the exons ATGTTTGCTCCACGGAGCTTTTCCGCCGCCTTTCGCCTTCTTGTGATCTTAGTGGCTGCCTCATTCAGTGTCACCGTCGCCAGTAACCCTTGGGGTCATAACCAAGAGGTCGTCACCAATGATCAACAGCACATAAAGGCGTGCGTCTTCGGATCTCCCAAAAAGTACGACCAGTGGACGATTCACTACCACGAGGTGAAGCCTCCGTCCCAATTTCCGAGTCAATTCATTCTCAATCCAGCGTGGGTAGCGCGCCATCAAACCGTCGGCGATACGGAT CATTTCACTTTAGGTACCACCTGGGTGCCATGGGCCGAGAATAGGTGCCAGTACTCCTGCAACGCGAGAAAGAATTGTGTTTCTTTTGCCGGGTATCAGG atAAACACTCGACGCCGAATACCGGTGAATTTTCTTGCTACTTCTTTGACGCCCT CATCCAGCCAGCGAATATTATACCACGACCGCCCGATGGCCCTGATGAGATTACACATGCCTATAACAGGCTCTGTAATGACGAAACGGGTATTTGA
- a CDS encoding uncharacterized protein (EggNog:ENOG41): MPSVKNPNRPSKNRLAARAAKAKKANQKRADPANRSKITKADKTRGARPGLLPNSGPRAQVSAKKARKLEKKMGYALKRQMEAEGEAEMKDAPVVEEKATQEGEDVEIQ; this comes from the exons ATGCCGTCCGTCAAGAACCCCAATCGCCCCTCCAAGAACCGCCTCGCCGCCCGCGCCGCGAAAGCGAAGAAGGCGAACCAGAAGCGCGCCGACCCAGCCAACCGAAGCAAGATTACAAAGGCAGACAAGACGAGAGGCGCACGACCGGGCCTGCTGCCGAATAGCGGACCGAGGGCGCAGGTCAGCGCCAAGAAGGcgaggaagctggagaagaagatggggtATGCgctgaagaggcagatggaggctgaGGGAGAGGCTGAGATGAAGG ATGCTCCGGTTGTTGAGGAGAAGGCGACGcaagagggagaggatgtTGAGATTCAGTGA
- a CDS encoding uncharacterized protein (BUSCO:EOG092D0XEW), with product MDVEESPWADSSQTPPEPPADSEPVASPPATSQASTASAPRPSRAPRRIVAQPTKLEAVDDPLGPLSAGPAQDAAALDAPPVPPQKEQMVIRTTMAPLQQQQAARRIADPHHVDDEDDLESPRGPRVPPPVDAARPSSVRSNTQPSVSVEEAAKPSFYITVGDPVKIGDLTSSHIVYSVRTKTTSRAYKQPEFEVKRRYRDFLWLYNTLHGNNPGYVVPPPPEKQAVGRFDSNFVESRRAALEKMLNKTAAHPILQHDADLKLFLESEAFNVDIKHKERREPLPTESKGVLGSLGINVGGGSKFVEQDDWFHDRKVYLDALESQLKGLLKAMDAMVSQRKMMAEAAADFSASLHALSTVELSPSLSGPLDALSDLQLTIRDVYDRQAQQDVLTFGIIIDEYIRLIGSIKQAFSQRQKGFYAWHSAESEFQKKKSTQDKLLRQGKSQQDRLNQMNAEVQESERKVHQARLLFEDMGRSMRAELDRFEKEKVEDFKSGVETFLEGAVEAQKELIEKWETFLMQLDAQDDESAFYRPPVYQTKPPGNTAIDRARATIDEDSD from the exons ATGGACGTCGAAGAATCGCCGTGGGCTGATTCCAGCCAGACCCCCCCTGAGCCGCCCGCCGACAGTGAGCCTGTTGCTTCCCCGCCAGCGACATCCCAGGCCTCGACGGCGTCAGCGCCTCGGCCCTCGCGCGCCCCTCGCCGCATCGTCGCCCAGCCCACCAAACTAGAAGCTGTGGACGATCCCCTCGGGCCGCTGAGCGCTGGACCAGCCCAAGATGCCGCTGCGCTGGATGCCCCGCCGGTGCCGCCTCAGAAGGAGCAGATGGTGATTCggacgacgatggcgccgctccagcagcagcaggcggcGAGAAGGATTGCCGACCCTCACCATgtggatgacgaagacgacttgGAGAGCCCGAGAGGCCCGAGAGTGCCACCTCCGGTAGATGCTGCGAGACCGAGTAGTGTGCGGAGCAACACGCAGCCGAGCGTGAGCGTGGAAGAGGCAGCGAAGCCCTCGTTTTATATCACTGTTGGAGATCCAGTCAAGATTGGAGACTTGACGAGCTCTCATATTGTGTACTCTGTGAGAACCAAG ACCACCTCCAGAGCATACAAGCAGCCCGAATTCGAGGTCAAGCGTCGATACCGAGACTTCTTATGGCTCTACAACACCTTGCATGGAAACAACCCCGGATACGTGGTGCCGCCACCTCCCGAGAAGCAGGCTGTTGGCCGCTTCGACAGCAACTTTGTGGAAAGTAGAAGAGCcgcgctggagaagatgctcaaCAAGACTGCGGCGCACCCCATCCTTCAGCATGATGCTGATCTAAAGCTTTTTTTGGAGAGTGAGGCCTTTAACGTTGACATTAAGCACAAAGAAAGACGAGAGCCTCTGCCCACGGAGAGCAAGGGAGTGTTGGGATCTTTGGGTATCAACGTCGGAGGAGGAAGCAAGTTTGTGGAGCAGGACGATTGGTTTCATGATCGTAAGGTGTACCTTGATGCATTGGAGAGTCAGCTCAAGGGGCTGCTGAAAGCAATGGATGCTATGGTCAGCCAGagaaagatgatggcagaggctgcagctgacttttctgcctctctccaCGCGCTGTCCACGGTTGAGCTTTCGCCCTCGCTATCCGGCCCTCTAGACGCCCTCTCTGACCTCCAGCTTACCATTCGCGATGTGTATGATCGTCAGGCCCAACAAGACGTCTTGACTTTTGGAATTATCATTGATGAATACATTCGTCTGATTGGGTCAATCAAGCAGGCATTCAGCCAGCGTCAAAAGGGCTTCTACGCCTGGCATTCAGCCGAGTCGGagttccagaagaagaagagtacACAAGACAAGCTGCTTCGTCAGGGTAAGAGTCAGCAGGACCGACTCAACCAGATGAACGCCGAGGTGCAGGAGTCGGAGAGAAAAGTCCATCAAGCTCGGCTGCTCTTTGAAGACATGGGCCGCTCCAtgagagctgagctggaccGGTtcgagaaggaaaaggtgGAGGATTTCAAGAGCGGTGTCGAGACCTTCCTCGAAGGTGCGGTTGAAGCACAGAAGGAA TTGATTGAAAAGTGGGAGACATTCCTCATGCAACTGGATGCTCAAGACGATGAATCTGCTTTCTATAGGCCGCCCGTCTACCAGACGAAACCTCCCGGTAACACCGCTATCGATCGTGCCCGGGCTACTATAGATGAGGATTCAGACTAG